The region GGTTATGATAATGAAATAATAAAATTAAGTAGATTAACCGATACTCAAGGAACAAGAGGTGATGTTACAGATATAAGGTTATGGTTGGTTGATGGATATGTTTATAATATTTCGCTTAAGCATAACCATGAAGCTGTTAAACACCCTAGACCAGGTTCACTAATAGACCAACTTGGTATTAATAATGATTTAATTAATAAAGAATATAGAAATAAAGTTAAAGCAATAGAAAAAGATTTTTATGATAACCTTTTAGAAGGTGAAACAACCTTTAATGTTGTTAAACAAAGAAATCCTGATATTATTTTAAATCTTTATAGAAATATTTGTAATAATTATATTAATTATTTAAATAAATATAGAAGCTATGCTGAAGAGTATTTTTCATTTATTGTAGGTATCTATGAATTTGAAAAAGTAATTATTACAAGAAATAAAATTGACATATTAAACTTTTACAATATACCTAGACCTACAGACATGCGTGCAGAAATATATAATAATAGTTATGTAGATGTTCACTTCAATAACGGTATTTCGTTTAGGTCAAGATTACACACTGCTAGTAGTAGAATTAATCTTGGTCGTTCTATTAGTCTAAAGTTTGACACAAATATACTTTATGATGAAGAAAATTATATTAATAGATGTAGCATTGATCTTTAATCGATATAGAGGAGGTATAACCTCCTCTATGTAATCTATGTAATTAGAGTTATGCTACTAATTCTAATTTAAGAACATTTTCTAGTGATTTCTTTATACTATTTGCTATAGCATAAGCAAAATTTACAGCAACAGCATTTCCAATCATCTTATAACCAGCAGAAACATCATTATATATAAATCTAAAACTATCTGGAAATCCTTGAATTCTAGCACATTCACGAACACTTAGCCGTCTATATTCAAAGCCATCAACAAATAGGAATTTGTTTTGTTCTAGTTTTTCCATTTTTGGTGCTGATGGGTGTATTGGTGCATGTCTCCCACCAGCCTGAATAGTAAATGATGGCTCATTCCAAGCTCTTACTCTATTTCTACTCATATACATACTAGAAAACGATCCTGTCATATATTCGTGGTTAGGAATTACTGTGTCAGGATTTGGCTTAGATTTAGAAATTGCAGGAACGGCTAGCCCATCTAAATCCATTATACAATCTTTTAGTTTAGGTTTGTTATCCAATGCTTCAGGAAAAGAATAAGAAACACCTAAGTCCTTTCTAAATCCGATGAATATAACTCGTTTTCTATCTTGTGCTACGCCGTAATCATTAGCATTTAGAAGTTTAAAAAAAAGATCATACCCAGCATCTTGGAATGTTTTTTTTATATTATCTAAAGCTTCTTTATGTCTTGGTGCTAACATACCACTAACATTTTCAGCTAGGAAGAATTTAGGCTGTTTATCTTTTAAAATACGAATAAAATCGAAAAATAGCTGACCTCTCTGATCATTTATTCCTCTTCTTGAGCCTGCTTCACTCCAACTTTGACACGGTGGACCACCGATAATTCCGTCGCAATCAGGTACCTCTATACTAGGAATATCTACGATACTACGTCTATCTAACTTGGTATTTGGGTGATTAAGCTCATAAGTCGCCCATATGTCTTTATCATATTCGTTGGCGAATGGTATTGAAAATCCAGCTTTTTCAAAACCCAAGTCGAGTCCACCAGCTCCTGAAAAGAAAGAGTTTACTTTTAGTTGCATATACATTTTCTCTAGTAAGAAGAATTACCATATTGAAGCAAATAACTGGATATAAGGCCAGTGCTTTTTTGTCTGTTTATTAAAAATTCGTGATTTATATCACACATTTTCGGCGTAGCAAATTGTTAAAGTCGATTTCTTCGAGCGTTATGAGTTTTTAGAGATTGACTATACTCCATTTCATGCGCTTTCTCAGGATCTAACTTTCTAAGTTTAGATAGTGCGATGTTAGTTAAATCAATAGATTGAAGAAAACATGTCGTTAAGTTTTCTATTTCAGCTTCTAAATCACCAATTATCAATTGGTGATTTTCTATTTTATCTTTTAATCTTTGACTTGGTTCTTGTCTTTTCTTTTCTAGTTGATTTTTTGTTTTTAATCTTTCCTTCAATTTATATTTTTCATTCTCGCAAATATTTTTTTTCAAGATTATTTCATTATTTAAACTTTTAGATAAAACGTTTTTGTTTTTTGATTCTAGAAATGTTTTTATATTGTCATCCATATTTTATACCTCACTAAATATAAAGTATCATTAATTATTTATTTATCAATAGATAATATTGACTTTGTTTAGGATTATGTAATTAATATAATTGTAGTGAAAGTTATATTTTACACTTTGGATATACTAAGAATAGACTACCAACGATTCTAAAACATAAGTTTTCCATTGCTGCGCTCGGATAAACTTTAATTTTAGGTTGGTAAACTTTAAAAAGTTTAATCAAATAAAAAGAGGGCATAAAAATATAGGAGAAAAGACAAATGACAAAACAAAGGTTATACCACTCAAATTTCAATCACCACGGACATCGTAGAGGTAAAGCAAATCGGTCTCGTGCTCATAATTTAAGAGCCAAAGCAGTTCTTGAAAGTTTATATACAGACAAATTAGAAATGAACGATATCTGTGATTTCGGTTTGACAAAAAATAATGTTTTATATATTCCTGACGAAAACGGGAAATTAAAACTATCTAATCCGGAGAAAGGAGAAAACCTCTATAATCAAATAACATTTAAACTGGATAAAGAAAAAAAGGAATACTTGGCTAATCTAGAAAGTGCTTTTAGCGACTCAAACAAAGCAGAACTATCTGATAAAAGGGCAAAAGCAAAAGCTGCATTAAAACGTTATAAGGATGGTTCTGATGGTTCAGAAAGTGAGTTCTGGCAAGACTTAACGGATAGGTTAGGCTCTGACGAAATAGATCCAGAAACAGAAATTTATAATTTAAAAAATTGTGCTGCAAAGATAAAAAGATTTAATCAAAAAGTTCAAAGACTAAAAGAATTATCAGATTATAATCAATTGATAGGAGTGAAAAGTAGAAATACAGAATATACAGTTTTCAGCAAGGAGTTGGTTTATAAGTTCCCTGATGATACAGGGTTAAATGTTAAACCTACGGATTTGGCTAATTTTGTAAATGGCATTAGTAAAATATTATATCCTGATTTTTCTGTTAATTATTTAGTTGTTCATTTAGATGAAAACCCAGACAATCCCCATGCTCATATTGAATATTCTGGTAAAAATAATCAAACTGGTGAAATGGACATTCAACAGCAAGTTTTTTTAAATTTGAAAAGAGTATATAAAAAAGAAAGTAAAATTTTTCCTTTTGAAAATATTAATCATTATAATGATTTAACATTTACAGAAGTTAAAAAATTTGGTGAAGTGTATCAAGATTATATTTTCGAAAAGATGAATGCTTTTTTAAAAGAAAGGAAATATGAAGTAAACCTTGAAAAAAGAACAGCAGTAGAAAAGTTAAATGACTTTGAAAAATTCAAAGATAAATTTAGACCATCACAGAAAAGAGAATGGACTAGAGCTGGTAAATTGAAAGAACAAAATAAGGTGGCTGAAGAAAAATTAGTAGAAACAAATGAAAATTTAGCTAAAAATAAAACAAAAATAGCAACTCAAAATATGGTTATAAAATCAAAAAAAGAAGAGGTTGAAAAAATAGATATTGAAATAATAGACAAGGTAAATATTTTACTTAAACTTAATGAAAAAATTAATGATCTTAATAAAAAATATGAAGAATTAAAAGAGGCGGTAAAAGATGCCCTGACAAGCGCTTATGAATATGCAGTAAATGATTTAAAACCAAGTTTATTTAACTATTTTAAAAGGCAAAAGCAAATTAAAGAAATTGATTCTGAATTAGGGGAAAGGTTAAAAAATGATGCTATTGATCTACAACCAAATGAAGAAAAGAAAAATGCCATTAAATATAACAGAAATTAAATGAACTAATTATAGTTCATTTAATAATATTTATTATAATATGATAGTATAGTAAATAATTAATAACGACCCCAATCATTAGGATCATCGCAATTATCTATGGCTTCTTGCTCTTGGCAGTTTCTGCATATATCTTCACCGTGATTAGTATCTTCATTGCATATTTTGCAGTTTCCAACATCTTCATAGTCATAATTACTTTCGTTCATTTTCTTCTCCTGTTATTTTGTTGTTATTTGTTTTGAATATTCTCTTTTTATTTTCTTTGTCTGCTCATTATAGTCTAAATAAATAGTTGCTTTAAATTTTGCTTTCCACAAATTAGCATCACCTTTTGTCCATACAATAAAGGCATTTATTGCATAAATGTTCATGTTTCCATTTTTAAATATTTCAATGAATTTTCTTTCAACAAGAACTCTAATGTGTCTTGATAAAGTTCGTCTACTAAGTTTAAATAATTTTTCTAACGTAGCCATTGAAATACATATTGCATTAGTTCCGTCCATCTCAGATATAAAAAACTCAAAAATAGAATTAGCAATAGGTTCCTCTCTTGCTAACAAAACTTTGGATTTGTAATTTTCTTTATTAAATGCAAAAAAAGGTGCGCTCAATTGTTTTGCTTCTATCTCTCCTGTTTCTTTGTCTCTATTTAGAATTACTGGACATTCTTGGCTATCTTCTCTATATGTTTTATATTTATTATTTTCAATAATATTATTCATTTTAATTTCTCCTATATTTATAAATTGAATATAATTAATGAAACATATATTTTTTATTTGTCAATAGTTGGGAAATAAAAATCTCGATTAAAGACGTATTATTCACATTAATGTGAAGTGAAATACTTCATCTTTTTAGAAAATATTAAACCAATAAAAATAAAGAAAAATCAAATAAAATAACAAGGTTTACCCATTAAATTTGGGCTTCATTAAGCGGAAAATTAGCTGATTTTTCGAAAAGTGTGCCCATTAATGGGATCTCTAAGGATCTCATTGGTCGGAAAAAAATCCTTATTTTAAGCTATTTTTTAAGTTGCTCTCTTGTATCTGCTTTTAATAGGTAATTACGAGTAAGTTTCTTACGTGTGTTTGAGCGTATGCGAGTAGAAATTTTCCTTGTTCGATTGGTCGAAAAATGAAAGGACGGATCATTTTGAAAATTTGGGTAGGAAATGTGGGGGGCAAGTCTCCCCCACACCCCCCGATACCCTATGGGGTTGCTCTGATTTTGACTAGTGAGGGATTATTATTCGAAAGTGTAATATTTTTCTGGAGTTTCAATTCCCCAGAAATTTGTTGCTTTTAATATCTCAGAAAAACGTCCGTCCATAGTGCCATTTTTATATGCTTGAACTACTTCCTCTTTAAGATCGAAAAATTCTTTGAAACCATCAGCTTTTTCAATAATATTCTTTGTTTTTTCTATCTTGCTATTTTTCACTTTAAAGTAAATGATTTGACCATTGTTATATAAAGCAGTGCAGTTTCTGGAATCGCTTGATATTATAAATCCTGCAAAATTTTCATTTATAAATTTTTTTGCTTTTTTTATTGAAATAGGATCGTTTTTGTCAAAATAATCTAATTTATTATCACTTGATAATCTTGATATGCTAACTTTGAAACTGGCTATACGTGCATCATTCTCTCTTATTTGCTTTTGTAGTTTTGAACTTTCTTTAAGATATATTGTAAAATCTAGTTCGTCATTATTGTTAAGTTCTTCAAGTAATAATAATTTTTCATTAATACTTTTTGAATAACTTGATATCTCGGCTATTTTTTCTTTTATTTTTTTGATTTTATCACTATTGTCTTGTGGTTTTGTATCTATTAAACCGAACATGTTAGGCATTGATATTAGAAAATCATCATATTTAATAGATGCACTTTTGCATTGTAGCCCACGTCTACCAGAGCATTTAAGCATATGATAATATTTTTTACCTGACTTTAAAATTTTATCATCAGTTTCAAAATAGTATTTTTGGCCACAGCCAGAACAAAATATTTTTCCTGTAAAGATGTTTATTGAATTTCGTCCTGATGTTTTTATTGTTTTTTTTGTTTTAGTCATAGATTGAACTATATCCCAATCATCGTTTGAAATGATTTGAGGATAGTAGTTTTTAAATGTATCACCAGTTTTTCGAATGTACAATTCACCTAATACACAGCGATTTTTTAAAATGTGATTTACTTTTGCTGAACTCCAAAGGTTAGTAAAGTTTTTTTGTCTTTTTTTTGCCACTTGTGGAGTTTTTTCATAATTTAAAGTCCTTGCTATTTCGTTAAAAGAGATTCCATTTATATACATTTTGAATATTCTTTTTACGATCTCAGCTTTTTTATTTAAAACAAAATTTGTTTCTTTCTTAGTACCTTTATTGTCGATCCAACCGGGAAAAATCCCAACATATTGTATTTGTTTACCGTCATGTAATGCGTCTAGTCTAGCGTCAAAACTCTTTAGAATCCGTTCTGATTTCTTTGCACTTTCTTCATTCGCCTGAGCCATGAGCATAGATGAATACATAACGCTCATTAAGTCATTGAGACTTTCTTTTGTGTAGACCCTCTTATCCATCAGCGTTATGACGTTGATATTCGATCTAAGTATCTTTCTCAATACATCAGAGGCATCGTCTAAACTTTGTCGTGAGAGCCTGTCAAATTGTTCAACACACAGATAAGCAGTTCCGTCTGTTTCAATAATTCCCGTATCTATAGCGTCAAAGAAATCGCCTAGTGAGCCCTTTTTGATATGATCGGCTTTATACGCTGATAAGCCTAAATCTCTCAATTCAAGACTATCATTTACGGTATAGCCGTTCTCTTTCGCATACTTTAAAATATCGCCAAGCTGTCGCTTGTAAGAACTACCGCCAGATTGTTGTTCACTGCTAAACCGAACGTATGGGTATATAATTTTTTGCATCACTAGGCTCCTTAGATTATGCAAATCTTAACATAAATTCTTTCCTGTAAATTATATTAAAAAGCACGGGGCTGTTATCAGGTAAAAAGAGAAGTAGGTCGAATTTACTTTATTCGACATACTGTGAGGGATTATTTAGCAATGACTGATATTTAATGGGTTAACGAACTTCCATTAACTGATATTGCTTAGGGGTTAAGCCATATTCTTTCTTAAATAGACGAATATAGTGGGAAATATTGTCATAACCGGCTTCATAAGCGGTGTCCGTCACCGACAGATTACGTAAATACTGGCGAGATTTTTTTAACCGCAGTTTGGTTATGTAATCTTTTGGGCATTGATTGGTGATCAATTTAAATTTTTGACTGAAATTTGATAACGACATATCCACTTCTTCAGCGATATCTGAAATCGACATGTGATTACCTTGATTCGAGTTCATTAATCGAATCGCTTTATTGATCGGATGATGTTGGTGGTGCTGAATAATATCGTGGCAACCTTGAATCTTCATCAGTTCATAGACGAGTTCTTGGCAAGTGATATCGACTAAAAATTTCATATTCGCATCTTCTTCCGCCATGATTTCTTGCATACGAGATTGCAGTGCGGTGAGTCGATGAGAAATGGAGTCCAAGAAAAAGGTTGAGTAGGTAATGTCTTTAGCTAGCTCAATTTGCAAATTGGCAGACACTTTCTGGCTCACGTCATCAATGAGATGATCGCTGAATTCATACACTAAGGCTTTGGTGTATTCAGGCATCGACATATAAACATTCGAATGAGGCGGTAAAAGGATAAATTGATCCTTACCGTAAACGAAGCGTTCAGATTGGTTAATGCTGACTGTTTTGGTGCCAGAAATAATAGTACAGAGGCGAGGCGAGTCATACGAACGATACTCATCGCAAAAATGCTTGGGTAGGTCGTAGTACATCAAATTGATGCTATCGGTTGAAAAAGCATATTCGGTTTCAGCTACCTTGTTAAAATTTGAAATTTTATCCATAGGGCACCTCTTCTATTTATGCCTGAACTGCGCCGATTATAGGGGAAGTTATTCCTCTTCACTATATTAGTTTTTATGAGCGTAAGTTCATTTTTAAATCTTTCATCATTAAATTTAATGAGTTAGATAATGTGGATTCTCAGCATTTAGTGAAATATGTGATCTGGATTTAGTCGATGATTAAATAAGAAAGGCCCAACAAGTAAGGTGATAGGTCTTGTTGAGCCTGCTTATGTCAATGGTTGAGACAAGCGAAAGGGGATAATGTCTTTGCTTGTCCTCAGTGTCAGAAGCTTGGGAATGTCACTGACGCAGAGGAAACCAAGATAACTTAAGCAACGTTTTCCAGTTGTTCTTCGAAGTGATAAACCACTTTCTTAATATTAAATAGGTGCTCTGGGCCAACGTTGTCTGATACTGAACTGCCGCCAACCGCGCCACAACCTAGAGTTAGTGCTGGTGTTAGGTCGGTAGTTGCGCCAATACCGCCAAGCGCACTTGGTGTGTTGACTAGGCAGCGAGATACCGGCATACGTAGCGAGAATTCGTTAATCACACTGATGTTATTAGAGTGAATGGATGCAGTGTGACCACTGCCTTCGTTCACTAATAGATCAGCACAACGTTGTAGCGCAGCTGCATTATCTTGTTCCACATAGAAAGCAAGAATTGGCGTTAACTTCTCTCTTGAATATGGGTTAGTTTTGCTCACTGTATTTTGCTCAGAAAGCAGAATACGAGTGTCATCAGGAACCGTAAGACCTGCAAGCTCTGCAACATATTGTGCAGTTTTGCCTACGATTTGAGGGTTCATCGTGCCGTTTTCACGCAGAATGAACTTGCCTAGTTGCGCTGACTCTTCTTCAGATAAGAAATAACCACCATTTTTCACGATCTCATTGCGTACGCGTTCTTCCATGGATTTTTCAACCACAATGGATTGCTCTGATGCACAGATAACGCCGTTGTCGAAGGTTTTACTAAGGAAAATCTTTTCTACTGCTTTGGTTACGTTAGCTGACTTTTCGATGTAAGCCGGAGAGTTTCCTGGGCCAACGCCAATTGCTGGATTACCTGAACTATAGGCTGCACGCACCATCGCTTCGCCACCTGTAGCTAGGATCATAGCGGTGTCATGGCTAGTCATTA is a window of Vibrio porteresiae DSM 19223 DNA encoding:
- a CDS encoding coiled-coil domain-containing protein, with protein sequence MTKQRLYHSNFNHHGHRRGKANRSRAHNLRAKAVLESLYTDKLEMNDICDFGLTKNNVLYIPDENGKLKLSNPEKGENLYNQITFKLDKEKKEYLANLESAFSDSNKAELSDKRAKAKAALKRYKDGSDGSESEFWQDLTDRLGSDEIDPETEIYNLKNCAAKIKRFNQKVQRLKELSDYNQLIGVKSRNTEYTVFSKELVYKFPDDTGLNVKPTDLANFVNGISKILYPDFSVNYLVVHLDENPDNPHAHIEYSGKNNQTGEMDIQQQVFLNLKRVYKKESKIFPFENINHYNDLTFTEVKKFGEVYQDYIFEKMNAFLKERKYEVNLEKRTAVEKLNDFEKFKDKFRPSQKREWTRAGKLKEQNKVAEEKLVETNENLAKNKTKIATQNMVIKSKKEEVEKIDIEIIDKVNILLKLNEKINDLNKKYEELKEAVKDALTSAYEYAVNDLKPSLFNYFKRQKQIKEIDSELGERLKNDAIDLQPNEEKKNAIKYNRN
- a CDS encoding recombinase family protein, giving the protein MQKIIYPYVRFSSEQQSGGSSYKRQLGDILKYAKENGYTVNDSLELRDLGLSAYKADHIKKGSLGDFFDAIDTGIIETDGTAYLCVEQFDRLSRQSLDDASDVLRKILRSNINVITLMDKRVYTKESLNDLMSVMYSSMLMAQANEESAKKSERILKSFDARLDALHDGKQIQYVGIFPGWIDNKGTKKETNFVLNKKAEIVKRIFKMYINGISFNEIARTLNYEKTPQVAKKRQKNFTNLWSSAKVNHILKNRCVLGELYIRKTGDTFKNYYPQIISNDDWDIVQSMTKTKKTIKTSGRNSINIFTGKIFCSGCGQKYYFETDDKILKSGKKYYHMLKCSGRRGLQCKSASIKYDDFLISMPNMFGLIDTKPQDNSDKIKKIKEKIAEISSYSKSINEKLLLLEELNNNDELDFTIYLKESSKLQKQIRENDARIASFKVSISRLSSDNKLDYFDKNDPISIKKAKKFINENFAGFIISSDSRNCTALYNNGQIIYFKVKNSKIEKTKNIIEKADGFKEFFDLKEEVVQAYKNGTMDGRFSEILKATNFWGIETPEKYYTFE
- a CDS encoding acetaldehyde dehydrogenase (acetylating), translating into MTRETLTNESVQEAQALIQQASQAQATLKTFSQKQIDTIVKSMADAALRESIRLAQMAADETGFGNAADKVVKNEFASKKLYEHIKDQKTIGVLKTDPVTRTMDVAVPMGVVAALIPSTNPTSTTIYKTMIALKSGNGIVISPHPSAIKSITETVRIVYEAALAAGAPEGIIGCMSKLSLEGTQALMTSHDTAMILATGGEAMVRAAYSSGNPAIGVGPGNSPAYIEKSANVTKAVEKIFLSKTFDNGVICASEQSIVVEKSMEERVRNEIVKNGGYFLSEEESAQLGKFILRENGTMNPQIVGKTAQYVAELAGLTVPDDTRILLSEQNTVSKTNPYSREKLTPILAFYVEQDNAAALQRCADLLVNEGSGHTASIHSNNISVINEFSLRMPVSRCLVNTPSALGGIGATTDLTPALTLGCGAVGGSSVSDNVGPEHLFNIKKVVYHFEEQLENVA
- a CDS encoding helix-turn-helix transcriptional regulator codes for the protein MDKISNFNKVAETEYAFSTDSINLMYYDLPKHFCDEYRSYDSPRLCTIISGTKTVSINQSERFVYGKDQFILLPPHSNVYMSMPEYTKALVYEFSDHLIDDVSQKVSANLQIELAKDITYSTFFLDSISHRLTALQSRMQEIMAEEDANMKFLVDITCQELVYELMKIQGCHDIIQHHQHHPINKAIRLMNSNQGNHMSISDIAEEVDMSLSNFSQKFKLITNQCPKDYITKLRLKKSRQYLRNLSVTDTAYEAGYDNISHYIRLFKKEYGLTPKQYQLMEVR
- a CDS encoding HaeIII family restriction endonuclease; its protein translation is MANSTSNDNGRALEYALTQALIRYYPTARIDEQTKHDQIRDFGKLKSLPDNVQAYFIKNTDYFVSEILPSRIGYDNEIIKLSRLTDTQGTRGDVTDIRLWLVDGYVYNISLKHNHEAVKHPRPGSLIDQLGINNDLINKEYRNKVKAIEKDFYDNLLEGETTFNVVKQRNPDIILNLYRNICNNYINYLNKYRSYAEEYFSFIVGIYEFEKVIITRNKIDILNFYNIPRPTDMRAEIYNNSYVDVHFNNGISFRSRLHTASSRINLGRSISLKFDTNILYDEENYINRCSIDL
- a CDS encoding DNA cytosine methyltransferase — protein: MQLKVNSFFSGAGGLDLGFEKAGFSIPFANEYDKDIWATYELNHPNTKLDRRSIVDIPSIEVPDCDGIIGGPPCQSWSEAGSRRGINDQRGQLFFDFIRILKDKQPKFFLAENVSGMLAPRHKEALDNIKKTFQDAGYDLFFKLLNANDYGVAQDRKRVIFIGFRKDLGVSYSFPEALDNKPKLKDCIMDLDGLAVPAISKSKPNPDTVIPNHEYMTGSFSSMYMSRNRVRAWNEPSFTIQAGGRHAPIHPSAPKMEKLEQNKFLFVDGFEYRRLSVRECARIQGFPDSFRFIYNDVSAGYKMIGNAVAVNFAYAIANSIKKSLENVLKLELVA
- a CDS encoding helix-turn-helix domain-containing protein, with protein sequence MNNIIENNKYKTYREDSQECPVILNRDKETGEIEAKQLSAPFFAFNKENYKSKVLLAREEPIANSIFEFFISEMDGTNAICISMATLEKLFKLSRRTLSRHIRVLVERKFIEIFKNGNMNIYAINAFIVWTKGDANLWKAKFKATIYLDYNEQTKKIKREYSKQITTK